A stretch of the Amycolatopsis sp. BJA-103 genome encodes the following:
- the glmS gene encoding glutamine--fructose-6-phosphate transaminase (isomerizing) — translation MCGIVGYVGHRPALDVVIGGLRRMEYRGYDSAGVAVLDGAGALNVERKAGRLANLETQLETVGRDAFTGTAGMGHTRWATHGAPVDRNSHPHRDASQRVAVVHNGIIENFAALRSELEADGVEMASDTDSETAAHLISRAYTDGDTKGDFPASVAAVCRRLEGAFTLVVTIADQPDTIVAARRSSPLVVGVGEGEHFVASDVAAFIEHTREAVELGQDQLVVITRDGYEVTDFHGDAAQAKPFTVDWDLSAAEKGGHEYFMLKEIEEQPEALANTLRGHFDGGRIILDEQRISDQDLRDVDKVFVVACGSAYHSGLVAKYAIEHWTRLPVEVELASEFRYRDPVLDRATLVVAVSQSGETADTLEAVRHAREQKARVLAVCNTNGAQIPRESDAVLYTHAGPEIGVASTKAFLAQIAANYLVGLALAQARGTKYPDEVAREFAELEAMPAAVQKVLSTVDQVRDLGRRIADSKAVLFLGRHVGFPVALEGALKLKELAYMHAEGFAAGELKHGPIALIEDGLPVVVVMPSPKGRAVLHSKLVSNISEIQARGARTIVIAEEGDETVRPFADELIEIPAVPTLLQPLVSTVPLQVLAAEIARTRGYDVDKPRNLAKSVTVE, via the coding sequence GTGTGTGGAATCGTGGGATACGTAGGACACCGCCCGGCCCTGGACGTCGTCATCGGCGGCCTGCGCAGGATGGAGTACCGCGGCTATGACTCGGCAGGCGTCGCGGTCCTCGACGGCGCCGGTGCGCTGAACGTCGAGCGCAAGGCGGGCCGCCTGGCCAACCTGGAGACCCAGCTCGAAACCGTCGGCAGGGACGCCTTCACCGGCACCGCCGGGATGGGCCACACCCGCTGGGCCACCCACGGCGCCCCGGTGGACCGCAACTCGCACCCGCACCGCGACGCCTCCCAGCGCGTCGCCGTCGTGCACAACGGCATCATCGAGAACTTCGCCGCCCTGCGCTCCGAGCTCGAGGCCGACGGTGTCGAGATGGCGAGCGACACCGACTCGGAGACCGCCGCGCACCTCATCTCCCGCGCGTACACCGACGGCGACACCAAGGGCGACTTCCCGGCCAGCGTCGCCGCGGTCTGCCGCCGCCTCGAAGGCGCGTTCACTCTGGTCGTGACCATCGCCGACCAGCCGGACACCATCGTCGCCGCCCGTCGCTCCTCGCCGCTGGTCGTCGGCGTGGGCGAAGGCGAGCACTTCGTCGCTTCCGACGTCGCCGCGTTCATCGAGCACACCCGCGAGGCCGTCGAGCTCGGCCAGGACCAGCTCGTCGTGATCACCCGCGACGGCTACGAGGTCACCGACTTCCACGGCGACGCCGCGCAGGCCAAACCGTTCACCGTCGACTGGGACCTCTCGGCCGCGGAAAAGGGCGGCCACGAGTACTTCATGCTCAAGGAGATCGAGGAGCAGCCCGAGGCGCTGGCGAACACGCTGCGCGGCCACTTCGACGGTGGCCGGATCATCCTCGACGAGCAGCGCATCTCCGACCAGGACCTGCGCGACGTCGACAAGGTCTTCGTCGTCGCCTGTGGTTCCGCGTACCACTCCGGCCTCGTCGCCAAGTACGCCATCGAGCACTGGACCCGCCTCCCCGTCGAGGTCGAGCTGGCCAGCGAGTTCCGCTACCGCGACCCGGTGCTGGACCGCGCGACGCTGGTCGTCGCCGTCTCGCAGTCGGGCGAGACCGCGGACACCCTCGAAGCCGTCCGTCACGCTCGTGAGCAGAAGGCCCGCGTCCTGGCCGTCTGCAACACCAACGGCGCGCAGATCCCGCGTGAGTCGGACGCCGTCCTCTACACGCACGCCGGTCCGGAGATCGGTGTCGCCTCGACGAAGGCGTTCCTCGCGCAGATCGCGGCCAACTACCTGGTCGGCTTGGCGCTCGCGCAGGCCCGCGGCACGAAGTACCCGGACGAGGTCGCCCGCGAGTTCGCCGAGCTCGAGGCCATGCCCGCCGCGGTGCAGAAGGTTCTGTCCACTGTGGACCAGGTCCGTGACCTCGGCCGCCGGATCGCCGACTCGAAGGCGGTGCTGTTCCTCGGCCGTCACGTCGGTTTCCCGGTCGCCCTCGAAGGCGCGCTTAAGCTCAAGGAACTGGCGTACATGCACGCCGAAGGCTTCGCCGCCGGTGAGCTCAAGCACGGCCCGATCGCGCTGATCGAAGACGGTCTGCCCGTCGTCGTGGTGATGCCGTCGCCGAAGGGGCGCGCGGTGCTGCACTCGAAGCTGGTGTCGAACATCAGCGAGATCCAGGCGCGCGGCGCCCGCACGATCGTGATCGCGGAGGAGGGCGACGAGACCGTCCGCCCGTTCGCCGACGAGCTGATCGAGATCCCGGCCGTCCCGACGCTGCTGCAACCGCTGGTTTCGACGGTTCCGCTGCAGGTGCTGGCCGCGGAAATCGCCCGTACGCGCGGGTACGACGTCGACAAGCCGCGTAACCTGGCGAAGTCGGTCACCGTCGAGTAA
- a CDS encoding type VII secretion target translates to MTGKGHKVDPAQLNEAAKVLQDLPKQACEGPIGAVEQINLSAASFGPAHGDCFTGYSASIQRLAKCARSYLAASDEFGRKLAASKDLYQSNEDANAAEMRKH, encoded by the coding sequence GTGACGGGCAAAGGGCACAAGGTCGATCCGGCGCAGCTGAACGAGGCCGCCAAGGTCCTGCAGGATCTGCCCAAGCAGGCCTGCGAAGGGCCGATCGGAGCGGTCGAGCAGATCAACCTGAGCGCGGCGAGCTTCGGGCCGGCGCACGGTGACTGCTTCACCGGGTACTCCGCGAGCATCCAGCGTCTCGCGAAATGCGCGCGCAGCTATCTCGCGGCGTCGGACGAGTTCGGCCGCAAACTCGCGGCGTCCAAGGACCTCTACCAGTCCAATGAGGACGCCAACGCGGCCGAGATGAGGAAGCACTGA
- a CDS encoding DeoR/GlpR family DNA-binding transcription regulator: MSKTRPSDAAVEHRRQEILDHVIATGEARIDDLTTRFGVSLMTMHRDLDELAERRLLRKLRGKVEAYPATTMESAARFRDTFNQATKDTLGEAAAAHVHSGQTVFVDDSTTLFPLVRRLGAIEDLTVITNSLEAARILGPVKSVEVVLAGGRYHHEYDSCAGPDVLAFLERTHADIAFVSVAAVAVGRLFHPVQDYAALKKAALRTASHNVLVVDNSKFGRTATFAHGDIGDYDLLITDDLTPTEEIEAALNAGTAIEQVECDPEGPEYEI; this comes from the coding sequence ATGTCTAAGACCAGGCCTTCGGACGCCGCCGTCGAGCACCGGCGCCAGGAGATCCTCGACCACGTCATCGCCACCGGCGAAGCCCGCATCGACGATCTCACCACCCGCTTCGGCGTCAGCCTGATGACGATGCACCGCGACCTCGACGAACTCGCCGAGCGCCGCCTCCTCCGCAAACTGCGCGGCAAGGTCGAGGCCTACCCGGCGACCACCATGGAGTCGGCCGCCCGTTTCCGTGACACCTTCAACCAGGCCACGAAGGACACGCTGGGCGAGGCCGCCGCGGCACACGTCCACTCCGGCCAGACGGTCTTCGTCGACGATTCGACGACGCTCTTCCCGCTCGTCCGCCGCCTCGGCGCGATCGAAGACCTCACCGTCATCACCAACTCGCTCGAAGCCGCCCGCATCCTCGGCCCGGTCAAGAGCGTCGAGGTCGTGCTCGCCGGCGGCCGGTACCACCACGAGTACGACTCGTGCGCCGGTCCCGACGTCCTCGCGTTCCTCGAGCGCACGCACGCCGACATCGCGTTCGTCTCCGTCGCCGCGGTCGCGGTCGGCCGCCTGTTCCACCCCGTCCAGGACTACGCCGCGCTCAAGAAGGCCGCGCTGCGCACCGCGAGCCACAACGTCCTGGTCGTCGACAACTCCAAGTTCGGCCGCACCGCCACCTTCGCGCACGGCGACATCGGCGACTACGACCTCCTGATCACCGACGACCTGACACCGACCGAGGAGATCGAGGCCGCGCTGAACGCGGGAACGGCCATTGAGCAGGTCGAATGCGATCCGGAAGGGCCGGAGTATGAAATCTGA
- the rplM gene encoding 50S ribosomal protein L13, producing the protein MPTYSPKPGDVTRAWHVIDAEDVVLGRLATEVATLLRGKHKPTFAPHVDTGDFVIIVNAEKVALTGNKREQKFAYRHSGYPGGLRKRSFGELLDTKPEHLLEKVVKGMLPKNKLGRAQGKKLKVYAGPEHPHAAQQPQAREITKIAQVAQ; encoded by the coding sequence TTGCCCACGTACAGCCCCAAGCCCGGCGACGTCACTCGTGCCTGGCACGTGATCGACGCCGAGGATGTCGTGCTCGGCCGGCTCGCGACCGAGGTCGCCACGCTGCTGCGCGGCAAGCACAAGCCGACCTTCGCCCCGCACGTGGACACCGGTGACTTCGTCATCATCGTCAACGCCGAGAAGGTCGCGCTCACCGGAAACAAGCGCGAGCAGAAGTTCGCCTACCGGCACAGCGGTTACCCCGGCGGTCTGCGTAAGCGTTCCTTCGGCGAGCTGCTCGACACCAAGCCCGAGCACCTGCTCGAGAAGGTCGTCAAGGGCATGCTCCCGAAGAACAAGCTCGGCCGCGCCCAGGGTAAGAAGCTCAAGGTCTACGCCGGCCCTGAGCACCCGCACGCCGCGCAGCAGCCGCAGGCGCGCGAGATCACCAAGATCGCGCAGGTCGCGCAGTGA
- a CDS encoding NAD(P)H-hydrate dehydratase: MQGIWTTERIRAAEDRLLAVTPDGGLMRRAAFGLAVHAAAMLEDHTGSVSGRRVTLLVGSGNNGGDALWAGAFLRRRNVAVSAILLKPERAHGPGLAALKRSGGRVVSVEDGPQWIGRADLVLDGIVGISARGPLRPDAAALLEHVSSPVLAVDLPSGVDPDTGAVDGPAVVADRTVTFGALKPVHVLAPASCGEVALVDIGLRPELGEPDLRRLDTADVAAAWPVPGPGDDKYSQGVVGVAAGSATYPGAAVLAAGAAVRATSGLVRYAGHAADVVRGRWPDVIATGSVTDAGRVQAWVVGPGIGTGHEGRDVLRFVLGRGVPVCADADATTIIARSPDVLDARDPDTPLLLTPHAGEFERLMGSPPGADRVAAARAAARKYDAVVLLKGHCTVVAAPDGRALVNTPRGSWLATAGSGDVLSGLIGALLAAGLDPWLAAGAAAHVHSLAGSLAADGAPTSASGILGAVSDAIRSVRSLTS, encoded by the coding sequence GTGCAGGGAATCTGGACCACGGAACGGATTCGCGCGGCGGAGGACCGGTTGCTCGCCGTCACTCCCGACGGCGGGCTCATGCGGCGAGCGGCTTTCGGCCTGGCGGTGCACGCCGCGGCGATGCTGGAAGACCACACGGGTTCGGTGTCCGGACGACGGGTGACGCTGCTCGTCGGGTCGGGCAACAACGGCGGTGACGCCTTGTGGGCCGGCGCGTTCCTGCGCCGCCGCAATGTGGCCGTCTCGGCGATTCTGCTGAAGCCCGAACGCGCTCACGGCCCGGGTTTGGCCGCCTTGAAGCGATCCGGCGGCAGAGTGGTGTCCGTTGAGGACGGTCCACAATGGATCGGTCGTGCGGACCTCGTTCTCGACGGGATCGTCGGGATCTCGGCGCGAGGGCCACTGAGGCCGGATGCCGCCGCGCTGCTGGAGCACGTGAGTTCGCCCGTGCTGGCCGTCGATCTGCCGAGCGGGGTGGACCCGGACACCGGTGCCGTCGACGGTCCGGCGGTCGTCGCCGACCGCACGGTCACTTTCGGCGCGCTCAAACCGGTGCACGTCCTCGCGCCCGCGTCCTGCGGCGAGGTCGCCCTGGTCGACATCGGCTTGCGACCGGAACTCGGCGAACCCGATCTGCGGCGGCTCGACACGGCCGACGTCGCCGCGGCGTGGCCGGTGCCGGGGCCGGGTGACGACAAGTACAGCCAAGGCGTGGTCGGGGTGGCCGCAGGATCCGCGACGTACCCGGGTGCTGCCGTGCTCGCGGCGGGCGCCGCCGTGCGGGCGACGTCCGGACTGGTGCGGTATGCCGGGCACGCCGCCGACGTGGTGCGAGGGCGCTGGCCCGACGTCATCGCGACGGGGTCGGTGACCGATGCCGGACGGGTGCAGGCGTGGGTCGTCGGGCCGGGGATCGGGACCGGGCACGAGGGGCGGGACGTGCTGCGGTTCGTGCTCGGGCGTGGCGTGCCGGTGTGTGCGGACGCCGACGCGACGACGATCATCGCGCGCTCGCCCGACGTGCTCGACGCGCGCGATCCGGACACGCCGCTCTTGCTGACCCCGCACGCGGGGGAGTTCGAGCGGCTGATGGGTTCGCCGCCGGGAGCGGACCGGGTCGCGGCGGCTCGGGCGGCCGCGCGCAAGTACGACGCCGTCGTGCTCTTGAAGGGGCACTGCACGGTGGTCGCGGCGCCGGACGGCCGCGCGCTGGTGAACACGCCGCGGGGATCATGGCTCGCGACGGCGGGATCGGGGGACGTGCTGTCCGGTCTCATCGGCGCGCTGCTCGCGGCCGGGCTCGATCCGTGGCTGGCGGCCGGTGCCGCCGCGCACGTCCACTCGCTCGCCGGGTCGCTGGCCGCCGATGGCGCTCCCACCTCGGCTTCCGGCATCCTCGGCGCCGTCTCGGACGCCATCCGGTCCGTCCGCTCCCTGACGTCCTGA
- a CDS encoding fatty acyl-AMP ligase, with product MPRPEDVPVPEEVPEEVLRTPLVLRLLERADVERPAYTHLDCSNRHEPVEDTLTWADLLVHVRAVAAKLREVIQQGDRVAITARQDLSYVVAFFGALYAGAVAVPLSAPDVRAHRERLVGVLNDCDADIWLTSEALVERLTEFAEAEPVPSPREIIAVDTLPLDPADRSRPAPVSPEDPAYLQYTSGTTRSPAGVIITQRALSAACWQICDAYAVGEHTTCVGWIPFFHDMGLAQLLAGTMHSGGRTVFIAPLEFIRRPERWLLLMSAYPNTLTAAPNFAYDLVTEAVPEPKRAEYDLSTVSIALSGSEPVRAATVRGFLAAYEPHGFPRGAFRPSYGLAEATVYVASGDSGGPVVTEVDGREVVEIGWPRGQRVRVVAQADRDLPAKVDGPPDRDFPAKVDAGEIWVKGPNVAAGYWRRPELTAEVFGAELDGEGGWLRTGDLGSIRDGRLSVTGRLKDLIIIDGRNHSPHDIEETVADAHPLLGAERVAAFSVDGDEGEGVVVVAERARKAPDFDEPEIARAATRAVAERHDVRLRAFLLVKPGGLPRTSSGKVARSAARTRYWPADGTESPHGS from the coding sequence ATGCCGCGGCCGGAGGATGTGCCAGTGCCCGAAGAAGTGCCGGAAGAAGTGTTGCGGACCCCGCTCGTGCTCCGCCTGCTCGAACGCGCCGACGTCGAGCGCCCGGCGTACACGCACCTCGACTGCTCGAACCGGCACGAGCCCGTCGAGGACACGCTGACCTGGGCCGACCTTCTTGTCCACGTCCGCGCTGTCGCGGCGAAGCTGCGTGAGGTGATCCAGCAGGGAGACCGCGTCGCGATCACGGCTCGGCAGGACCTTTCCTACGTCGTCGCGTTCTTCGGCGCGCTGTACGCCGGGGCCGTCGCGGTGCCGCTGTCCGCGCCGGATGTCCGCGCTCACCGCGAGCGGCTCGTCGGGGTCCTCAACGACTGCGACGCCGACATCTGGCTCACGTCGGAAGCCCTGGTCGAGCGGCTCACGGAGTTCGCCGAGGCCGAGCCGGTGCCGTCGCCCCGCGAGATCATCGCCGTCGACACCCTGCCGCTGGACCCGGCGGACCGGTCCCGGCCGGCGCCGGTTTCCCCCGAAGACCCCGCGTACCTGCAGTACACCTCCGGCACGACGCGATCGCCCGCCGGCGTGATCATCACGCAGCGGGCACTGTCGGCCGCGTGCTGGCAGATCTGCGACGCCTACGCCGTCGGCGAGCACACCACGTGCGTCGGCTGGATCCCGTTCTTCCACGACATGGGGCTGGCGCAACTGCTCGCGGGGACGATGCACTCCGGCGGCCGGACGGTGTTCATCGCGCCGCTGGAGTTCATCCGGCGCCCGGAGCGCTGGCTGCTGCTGATGTCGGCGTATCCGAACACGCTCACGGCGGCGCCGAACTTCGCGTACGACCTGGTGACCGAGGCCGTGCCCGAGCCGAAGCGCGCCGAGTACGACCTCTCGACGGTGTCGATCGCGCTCAGCGGGAGTGAACCGGTCCGGGCGGCGACCGTCCGGGGGTTCCTCGCCGCGTACGAACCCCACGGGTTCCCGAGGGGTGCGTTCCGGCCGTCCTACGGTCTGGCCGAGGCGACGGTCTACGTCGCCAGCGGCGACTCCGGCGGCCCGGTGGTGACCGAAGTGGACGGCCGTGAGGTCGTCGAGATCGGCTGGCCGAGGGGGCAGCGGGTCCGCGTCGTCGCGCAGGCGGATCGCGATTTGCCCGCTAAAGTCGACGGCCCACCGGATCGCGATTTCCCCGCTAAAGTCGACGCGGGCGAGATCTGGGTCAAGGGGCCCAACGTGGCGGCCGGGTACTGGCGGCGTCCGGAGTTGACCGCCGAGGTGTTCGGCGCCGAGCTCGACGGGGAGGGCGGCTGGCTCCGCACCGGCGACCTGGGCTCGATCCGGGACGGCAGGCTCTCCGTCACCGGACGCCTGAAGGACCTGATCATCATCGACGGCCGTAACCACAGCCCCCACGACATCGAAGAGACGGTCGCCGACGCCCACCCCCTTCTCGGGGCCGAGCGGGTCGCCGCGTTCTCGGTCGACGGCGACGAAGGCGAGGGCGTCGTCGTGGTCGCCGAGCGTGCCCGGAAGGCCCCCGACTTCGACGAACCCGAGATCGCGCGGGCGGCCACCCGAGCCGTCGCCGAACGGCACGACGTGCGCCTCCGGGCCTTCCTCCTGGTGAAACCCGGCGGGCTGCCGCGGACCTCCAGCGGCAAGGTCGCGCGTTCCGCGGCCAGAACGCGGTACTGGCCCGCGGATGGGACAGAATCCCCCCATGGCAGCTGA
- a CDS encoding dienelactone hydrolase family protein: protein MASKPKQLLAELSHPGPHEVLRGNLALVGLPGVVFTPRSGLGLPAVAFGHGWLQPTGSYRHLLRHLASWGIVAAAPATQRGPLPSHRLLAGDLLTTLDLITTVRLGPDGISVDPAKLGLAGHSTGGGSAILAAAQAAENDERPRIRAVATITPAQTLPPATVSAQSVTVPGLHLAASEDLVAPPVGHAEAIADAWGGPVQLRTLGKSSHLGVTEGRHWSQLLLHGKPHRGTQQLTRALFTAFFLTHLTGTTKYQPLLDADVKRAPIETQDEPAA, encoded by the coding sequence ATGGCCAGCAAGCCCAAACAGCTGCTCGCGGAGCTGTCCCATCCAGGTCCGCACGAGGTGCTGCGCGGCAACCTCGCCCTGGTCGGGCTCCCCGGCGTCGTGTTCACCCCCCGCTCGGGGCTCGGTCTGCCCGCCGTCGCGTTCGGGCACGGATGGCTGCAGCCGACCGGGAGCTACCGGCATCTGCTCCGGCACCTCGCGAGCTGGGGCATCGTCGCGGCGGCTCCGGCCACCCAGCGCGGCCCGCTGCCGTCGCATCGGCTGCTGGCCGGAGACCTGCTGACCACGCTCGACCTGATCACGACGGTCCGCCTCGGACCGGACGGCATCAGCGTCGACCCGGCGAAGCTCGGCCTGGCCGGGCACTCGACCGGTGGCGGCTCGGCCATCCTCGCCGCCGCTCAGGCGGCCGAGAACGACGAGCGGCCCCGGATTCGCGCTGTCGCGACCATCACTCCCGCGCAGACGCTGCCTCCCGCGACGGTGTCGGCCCAGTCGGTGACCGTGCCCGGCCTGCATCTCGCGGCGAGCGAAGACCTGGTCGCGCCGCCTGTCGGGCATGCCGAGGCGATCGCGGACGCGTGGGGCGGGCCGGTGCAGTTGCGGACGCTCGGGAAGTCGTCGCACCTCGGGGTCACCGAGGGCAGGCACTGGAGCCAGCTGTTGCTGCACGGGAAGCCGCACCGCGGGACCCAGCAGTTGACGAGGGCCCTCTTCACCGCGTTCTTCCTCACTCACCTGACGGGGACGACGAAGTACCAGCCTCTCCTGGACGCCGACGTCAAACGCGCCCCCATCGAGACCCAGGACGAACCCGCCGCCTGA
- the rpsI gene encoding 30S ribosomal protein S9 gives MTSTEETATEAVEAVATTETPAVGDAVATSETPAAARPSRAAGGNAQTVGRRKEAVVRVRVVPGTGEFKLNGRTLEEYFPNKVHQQLIREPLVTVDKPDSFDIFANLHGGGISGQAGALRLAIARALVEVDADDRPALKKAGFLTRDARATERKKYGLKKARKAPQYSKR, from the coding sequence GTGACCAGCACCGAGGAGACCGCGACCGAGGCCGTTGAGGCCGTCGCGACCACGGAGACCCCCGCAGTCGGCGACGCTGTCGCGACCAGCGAGACCCCGGCCGCCGCGCGCCCGTCGCGTGCCGCCGGTGGCAACGCCCAGACCGTCGGCCGCCGCAAGGAAGCCGTCGTCCGGGTCCGCGTCGTCCCCGGTACCGGTGAGTTCAAGCTCAACGGCCGCACGCTCGAAGAGTACTTCCCGAACAAGGTGCACCAGCAGCTCATCCGTGAGCCGCTGGTGACGGTCGACAAGCCCGACTCGTTCGACATCTTCGCCAACCTGCACGGTGGCGGGATCTCGGGCCAGGCCGGTGCGCTCCGTCTCGCGATCGCTCGCGCGCTCGTCGAGGTCGACGCCGATGACCGCCCGGCCCTGAAGAAGGCCGGCTTCCTCACCCGTGACGCCCGCGCCACGGAGCGGAAGAAGTACGGCCTCAAGAAGGCCCGTAAGGCTCCGCAGTACAGCAAGCGCTGA
- the glmM gene encoding phosphoglucosamine mutase: protein MARLFGTDGVRGLANEELTPELALSLAASAARVLAAHDRSHRPVAVVGRDPRASGEMLEAAVVAGLTSAGADVLRLGVLPTPAVAYLVGALEADLGVMISASHNPMPDNGIKLFAAGGHKLPDGIEDEIEAGLAAPVARPTGIGVGRVKDVPDAGERYIQHLLSATPHPLAGLRVVVDCANGASSFAAPEVYRKAGAEVIAIHADPDGVNINEHCGSNHPDALRAAVVEHGADLGIAHDGDADRCVAVDAAGELIDGDQIMAVLALALAETGELTKNTLVATVMSNLGLHLAMRAHEINLVTTAVGDRYVLEELRASGLALGGEQSGHVVLPAFATTGDGLLTALRVMSRMASTGKSLADLAAVMNRLPQVLVNVPVADKAAVAVSAAVRDAVGAVEAELGDEGRVLLRPSGTEQLVRVMVEAPAHDTAQAAADRLAGVVSSAS from the coding sequence ATGGCTCGTCTATTCGGTACCGACGGCGTACGTGGCCTCGCCAACGAGGAGCTGACCCCGGAGCTGGCGCTCTCGCTCGCCGCCAGCGCCGCGCGCGTCCTCGCCGCCCACGACCGTTCGCACCGTCCGGTCGCGGTCGTCGGCCGTGACCCGCGTGCCAGCGGCGAGATGCTCGAGGCCGCCGTGGTGGCGGGCCTCACCTCCGCCGGCGCCGACGTCCTCCGTCTCGGCGTCCTCCCGACGCCCGCCGTCGCCTACCTGGTGGGCGCGCTCGAAGCCGACCTCGGCGTGATGATCTCCGCCTCCCACAACCCCATGCCCGACAACGGCATCAAGCTCTTCGCGGCGGGCGGCCACAAGCTTCCTGACGGGATCGAAGACGAGATCGAGGCCGGTCTCGCCGCTCCCGTCGCCCGTCCGACCGGGATCGGCGTCGGCCGCGTCAAGGACGTCCCCGACGCGGGTGAGCGCTACATCCAGCACCTGCTTTCGGCCACCCCGCACCCGCTCGCGGGCCTGCGCGTCGTCGTCGACTGTGCCAACGGCGCGTCGTCCTTCGCCGCCCCCGAGGTCTACCGCAAGGCCGGCGCCGAGGTCATCGCGATCCACGCCGACCCGGACGGCGTGAACATCAACGAGCACTGTGGGTCGAATCACCCGGACGCGTTGCGCGCGGCCGTCGTCGAGCACGGCGCCGACCTCGGGATCGCGCACGACGGTGACGCGGATCGCTGCGTCGCGGTCGACGCCGCGGGTGAACTCATCGACGGCGACCAGATCATGGCCGTCCTCGCGCTCGCTCTCGCCGAGACCGGCGAGCTCACCAAGAACACCCTGGTCGCGACCGTGATGAGCAACCTCGGCCTGCACCTGGCGATGCGCGCGCACGAAATCAACCTGGTCACCACCGCCGTCGGAGACCGCTACGTCCTCGAGGAGCTCCGCGCGAGCGGGCTCGCCCTCGGTGGCGAGCAGTCGGGCCACGTCGTCCTCCCCGCGTTCGCGACCACCGGCGACGGTCTCCTCACCGCGCTGCGGGTGATGAGCCGCATGGCGTCCACCGGCAAGTCGCTCGCCGACCTCGCCGCCGTCATGAACCGCCTGCCGCAGGTGCTGGTGAACGTCCCCGTTGCGGACAAGGCGGCGGTCGCCGTCTCGGCCGCGGTGCGCGACGCCGTCGGCGCCGTCGAGGCCGAACTCGGCGACGAAGGCCGTGTCCTGCTGCGCCCGTCGGGCACCGAGCAACTGGTCCGCGTCATGGTCGAAGCCCCTGCGCACGACACCGCACAGGCGGCCGCCGACAGGCTCGCGGGAGTCGTCTCCTCCGCCTCGTAA
- a CDS encoding acyl carrier protein — protein sequence MAADGSEYVDEIKALVCETFDVDPDTIDENTPFAEMGVDSRRRVRLLATVEVEFGIDIDLDELDRLVDIRGAATVLAEAVEAGAKPRKRGLPGFLRRNRLS from the coding sequence ATGGCAGCTGACGGGAGCGAGTACGTCGACGAGATCAAGGCCCTCGTCTGCGAGACCTTCGACGTCGATCCGGACACGATCGACGAGAACACGCCCTTCGCCGAAATGGGCGTCGACTCCCGCCGCCGGGTCCGGCTCCTGGCGACGGTCGAGGTGGAGTTCGGGATCGACATCGACCTCGACGAGCTGGATCGCCTGGTCGACATCCGGGGCGCGGCGACCGTTCTCGCCGAGGCGGTCGAGGCGGGGGCGAAACCGCGAAAACGCGGTCTACCAGGCTTCTTGCGCCGGAACCGTTTGAGTTAG
- a CDS encoding cytochrome P450, translating into MDDFFVLDDPADRVKALRDRELSSNPGGAAAETPNLLLMDGADHRRLRAVVKDVIALVEPLPDALVTDLRVAISPLKSRARFDLVTDFAMPAAARVTEAVLGTVEPLGEKLLTKLSETAANLDVWSGGPAGADMAALRVAMFFLKATAVEGGGLALLREAHEAGRITEDELMITPVMLAHAAYENSMNFLALAGLELLRRPDVLDDVRGLIHEVAPTRFAARRVTASFSLGDKDFTAGDKLAIPLGPGTELAFGLGRHTCPGSRIAVAEGEVALRALAEVLTPDHVVEDVRYKTHAVFHGVERAIVTLRT; encoded by the coding sequence GTGGACGACTTCTTCGTGCTGGACGATCCGGCGGACCGCGTCAAGGCCCTGCGCGACCGCGAGCTCAGCTCGAACCCGGGCGGTGCCGCCGCCGAGACCCCGAATCTCCTGCTGATGGACGGCGCGGACCACCGTCGGCTGCGCGCCGTCGTCAAGGACGTCATCGCCCTGGTCGAGCCCCTGCCAGACGCCCTGGTCACCGACCTGCGCGTCGCGATTAGCCCGCTAAAGTCGCGCGCCCGGTTCGACCTGGTGACCGACTTCGCCATGCCTGCGGCGGCCAGGGTGACCGAAGCGGTACTCGGCACTGTCGAGCCACTCGGCGAGAAGCTGCTGACGAAGCTGTCCGAGACCGCCGCGAACCTGGACGTCTGGTCGGGCGGACCGGCCGGAGCCGACATGGCCGCGCTCAGGGTCGCGATGTTCTTCCTCAAGGCGACCGCCGTCGAAGGGGGCGGGCTGGCGCTGCTCCGCGAAGCGCACGAAGCGGGCCGGATCACCGAAGACGAGCTGATGATCACGCCGGTGATGCTCGCGCACGCGGCGTACGAGAACTCCATGAACTTCCTCGCCCTCGCCGGCCTCGAACTCCTACGCCGCCCAGACGTCCTCGACGACGTACGCGGCCTGATCCACGAAGTCGCCCCGACCCGCTTCGCCGCCCGCCGCGTGACAGCGTCGTTCTCCTTGGGAGACAAGGATTTCACCGCAGGCGACAAGCTGGCCATCCCGCTGGGCCCCGGCACCGAACTCGCGTTCGGCCTCGGCCGCCACACCTGCCCCGGCTCGCGCATCGCGGTCGCCGAGGGCGAAGTGGCACTTCGCGCCCTGGCCGAAGTCCTGACTCCCGACCACGTCGTGGAAGACGTGCGATACAAGACGCACGCCGTCTTCCACGGCGTGGAGCGGGCCATCGTGACCCTGCGGACCTGA